Genomic segment of Rhodococcus sp. W8901:
GTGTCGACCGGCCGAGGCCCGGACGGTCGAGCGAGACGAGCCGCGCGCCGAGCGCATCGACGACGCCGGCGCCGAACCCGAGTGATCGGGTGGTGGCGGCGCCCGGGCACACCAGCACCGGAACGCCGTCCTCGCGTCCCCATTCGGCCCACCCGATCACTCGCCCGTCGGCGAGGCGCGATTCGCCCAGTCGGGCCGGCGCCGAGATATCCACAGACATGGGCCCGATCCTCGTCCGCCCTGCCGGGCCTTGTAAACGGATTTTCGATGCCTAGACCCGTGCGGTGCTAGTCGGTGACGGGGCGGTAGGTGCACACGAGTACCCCGGTGCCCGTGGTGACCGACGAGACCAGCTCGAGCGGGCGCTGGACGCCGTCGTCGGGGAAGATCGTCTTCCCGCCGCCGAGGAGCACCGGCTCGATCATGAGCAGGAGTTCGTCGACCAGGCCCTCACGCAGCAGCGTCCGCACCAGCGTCGTGCTGCCCATCACCGACAGGTCGCCGCCTGCGGTGGCGCGCAGCTTCCGGATCTCCGCGATGGCGTCGCCGGCCGGGATGCGCGTGGTGTTGGTCCAGGTCAGCTGGTCGTCGGTGAGGGTGTCGGTGACGACGTACTTGCGGATGTTGTTCATGTGGTCGGCGAACGGGTCTCCGGCCCGCTCCGGCCACGCGGCCGCCATCGTCTGCCACGTGCGGCGCCCGAACAGCAGCGCCTCCGTCTGCTGCGCCGCGGCACCGATCGCCGCGCCCATCACCTCGGCGTCGAAGTACGGATGGGACCACCCGCCGTGGGCGAAGCCACCGTCGGTGTCCTCCTCGGGCCCACCCGGTGCCTGCACGACGCCGTCCAGGCTCATGAACTCACTGACCACGATGCGCACGGACTGTCTCCTTCGTCTCGACGAACTGTTCGGTGATACAGACCGACGATCCACCCCAAACTCATCGGTGTCGAGGTGCCCGCCCGGCGTTCGCCCCAGTGTCCCCCGACGACCGCGCGTCGTTCACCTCGACGCGCTGCAATGACGGTCGGGCATTCCCCCCTCACCACGGATCTTCGGGCACGTTCCTGCCCGTGACAGGAAGCACCTACGTCCGCCGGTCTCAGTCGATCATGCAGCGGCGCATGACCCGTCGCTCGGTGCGAGTCCCGAGACCTACACGGTGAGCTTGGTATTCAATGCGGTGATCGTGTCGGCCGACAGCCCGAGCCCGGAGGTCAGATAGTTGTCGAACGTACCGAAGTTGGTGCTGATCTCGTCGAACCCGGCCTGGAGGAACTCGGGCGAGACGCCCATGAGAACCTTCATGGCCGCACCGGCCTGCTCGCCCTTCGCGGCCGCGACCTGTGCGGCGGTCGCCTCGATGGAATCCTTCGAATACTCGTTGGTGAGTAGGTAATTGCTCATCACCGTCGCGTCGTCGACACCGGCGATCTTCAGCAGAACCGCGCTGGTCCAACCGGCTCGGTCCTTGCCCGCGGTGCAGTGGAAGAGCTGCG
This window contains:
- a CDS encoding dihydrofolate reductase family protein, with translation MRIVVSEFMSLDGVVQAPGGPEEDTDGGFAHGGWSHPYFDAEVMGAAIGAAAQQTEALLFGRRTWQTMAAAWPERAGDPFADHMNNIRKYVVTDTLTDDQLTWTNTTRIPAGDAIAEIRKLRATAGGDLSVMGSTTLVRTLLREGLVDELLLMIEPVLLGGGKTIFPDDGVQRPLELVSSVTTGTGVLVCTYRPVTD